One window from the genome of Syntrophobacterales bacterium encodes:
- a CDS encoding LysR family transcriptional regulator produces MKLAYKVWLDKDGKAFGEGPYSLLKLVEKTGSLNQAAMEMNMSYRKAWLTIRSIEEKLGFTLLERHTGGRSGGGSTITPEGAEFMNRYELFRKEVQEVLQNTYLKHFG; encoded by the coding sequence ATGAAGCTTGCGTATAAGGTGTGGCTTGACAAGGATGGCAAGGCTTTCGGTGAAGGCCCTTACAGTCTGTTAAAGCTTGTGGAGAAGACGGGTTCGCTCAATCAGGCGGCGATGGAAATGAACATGTCGTACCGCAAAGCATGGCTCACGATTCGCTCCATTGAAGAAAAACTGGGATTCACCCTTCTTGAGAGACATACTGGAGGCCGCTCCGGTGGAGGTTCTACGATCACACCCGAAGGGGCGGAGTTCATGAATCGTTATGAGTTATTCCGGAAAGAAGTGCAAGAAGTTCTCCAAAATACCTACCTCAAGCATTTCGGTTAA
- the modC gene encoding molybdenum ABC transporter ATP-binding protein — protein sequence MELKIAIQKQFGTFHLDVDYDVEGERVGIFGPSGGGKSTLTGLLAGLNHPDRGIILLDGDVIFDSSKQINTPPNRRRISMVFQRPHLFPHLSVRNNLLYGYRRCAPEHRRITPDNLVEVLRIGHLLDRGIRNLSGGERQRVAIGRAILSSPRLLVMDEPLSGLDDNLKFQIIPFLKETCETFMIPYLFISHSLVEMRIMADKVLSMAEGRITGHMTAEDLARSYMGGNTTGYTNLLALKFSRRINGLYAYDWGNREIFVSMGSDQPSTFFELSSMEIILFRRHPEAISARNLLNCRVTNVFDAGYRLGIELECGGERLIAEIVRQAAEDLGITKGNEIFAAIKATAFKRLG from the coding sequence ATGGAATTAAAGATCGCAATACAAAAACAATTCGGGACGTTTCATTTGGATGTGGATTACGATGTTGAAGGTGAGCGGGTTGGGATATTCGGGCCTTCCGGTGGTGGCAAATCGACGCTTACGGGCCTTCTCGCAGGACTGAATCATCCTGATAGAGGGATAATCCTGCTTGATGGAGATGTGATCTTCGACAGCAGCAAACAGATCAACACCCCTCCAAACAGACGGCGCATCAGCATGGTATTCCAGCGTCCCCATCTCTTTCCTCATCTAAGCGTAAGAAACAATCTCCTCTATGGTTACAGGCGTTGTGCGCCTGAGCACCGCAGAATCACGCCGGATAATCTGGTAGAAGTGCTGCGAATTGGCCATCTCCTGGACAGAGGAATCAGGAATCTTTCCGGCGGGGAAAGACAGAGGGTGGCTATCGGTCGCGCAATCCTTTCCAGTCCCCGGTTGCTCGTAATGGATGAACCTCTGTCGGGTCTTGACGACAACCTCAAATTCCAGATTATTCCCTTTCTTAAAGAGACATGCGAGACCTTCATGATCCCGTACCTCTTCATCTCACATTCGTTAGTCGAAATGAGAATCATGGCGGACAAGGTGCTAAGTATGGCAGAAGGGCGCATTACGGGACATATGACTGCAGAGGATCTGGCAAGATCATACATGGGAGGTAACACGACAGGCTATACCAATCTTCTTGCCTTGAAATTCTCACGCCGTATAAATGGCCTGTATGCCTATGACTGGGGGAACCGGGAGATTTTCGTTTCAATGGGCAGCGACCAACCGTCCACCTTTTTTGAGCTGTCTTCAATGGAAATAATTCTCTTCAGGCGTCACCCGGAAGCCATCAGCGCCCGCAACCTGCTGAATTGCCGCGTCACCAATGTTTTTGATGCAGGCTACAGGCTTGGCATTGAACTGGAGTGTGGCGGAGAACGCCTCATAGCGGAAATCGTCAGGCAGGCTGCCGAAGATCTTGGCATAACAAAGGGAAACGAAATCTTTGCCGCCATAAAAGCCACAGCTTTCAAGCGTCTGGGTTGA
- a CDS encoding MarR family transcriptional regulator, with translation MGINYRSDLSADENLLMALVRAAETFKRAVSNIFRKHGLSFPQYNMLRVIDASKDGQSRITHVSRIMIVPVANMTGIARRLEKNGFIKRKSDPSDERVTILEISPKGKKTLIRIEKERDDYIYMMLKDFAENEKSVLLQNLKLLIRNNRELE, from the coding sequence ATGGGAATTAATTACCGAAGCGATCTTAGCGCCGATGAAAACCTGCTGATGGCGCTCGTGAGAGCGGCCGAAACTTTCAAAAGGGCCGTCTCCAACATCTTCAGAAAACACGGCCTTTCCTTCCCGCAGTATAATATGCTGAGGGTGATTGATGCCTCAAAGGATGGCCAGAGCAGAATCACCCATGTGAGCCGCATCATGATCGTTCCCGTTGCGAACATGACCGGCATTGCGCGCAGACTCGAAAAGAACGGATTCATCAAGAGAAAATCGGATCCAAGTGATGAGAGAGTTACAATCCTTGAGATCAGCCCAAAGGGAAAGAAGACGCTAATCCGCATTGAGAAGGAGAGGGATGATTACATATACATGATGTTGAAAGATTTTGCCGAGAATGAAAAATCAGTTCTTCTGCAAAATCTCAAACTCCTTATCAGAAATAACAGAGAACTTGAATAG
- a CDS encoding FAD-dependent oxidoreductase, producing MEKYPHIFSPGRIGVLTAKNRVKYAATETNFPYGDGFVSDKEVAYMEAQARGGAGIVTTQGAYPDLKGEGKGFKGMMAIYDDAFIPGLARIADVIRKHGALSCLQILHCGREGGVELDYSLMASAVPQKLSYFKKPRDITVEEIKQSVKDHVRAARRGVDAGYDMIEISGIVGYLVSTFVSRYTNKRQDEYGGDIQSRCRLMVEVLQGIKAEVGRNFPVGIRLCGLELLDDRGGNTFEESLESFKIAEKAGADFVSVTIGWHESSQSVITRDVPMGHWLYVAEAVKKEVNVPVMMAFRQFLPEIPEKALERGSIDFWEACRPMIADPELPKKAREGREDEIIPCIACNLCFSRLYYHQPIGCSVRPNLGKEADPAWGYYGFARVKKPKKVVIVGGGPSGLQCASVAAARGHKVTLFEKAHKVGGSVLLAAKVDDGAMELLRPVKMLEGECRRNGVDIRLGVACTPDIIAKEGPQVVVLANGAGIRKAPYLSSQAFLTPEDIMAKGIKPPRRTVIIGGGGVGLGIAVFLLRTGEYDLTVIEEGTRFGRDVNPFYLWQYVRSLKEKKVVLMAGVRILGIEGHGIRLSGSSGEKVIGFDGIILAKQEPAEIWETVPGREIYYIGDAKRPRRINNAIHDGYRMGMNI from the coding sequence AAGTGGCCTACATGGAAGCCCAAGCTCGGGGAGGGGCGGGTATAGTGACGACTCAGGGGGCATATCCGGACCTGAAGGGCGAAGGAAAAGGATTCAAAGGCATGATGGCCATTTACGACGATGCCTTTATACCCGGTCTTGCCCGTATCGCGGATGTAATCAGAAAACACGGGGCGCTCTCATGCCTGCAGATACTTCATTGCGGGAGAGAGGGCGGTGTGGAGCTTGATTATAGCCTCATGGCTTCTGCCGTTCCCCAGAAACTGTCCTACTTCAAGAAACCCAGGGATATTACGGTTGAGGAGATAAAACAGTCCGTGAAGGATCATGTTAGGGCGGCGAGAAGAGGGGTCGATGCCGGGTATGATATGATAGAAATTTCCGGTATTGTAGGATACCTTGTCTCCACATTCGTTTCCCGATACACAAATAAGAGACAGGACGAGTACGGCGGGGATATACAGTCCAGGTGCCGTCTCATGGTCGAGGTGCTTCAAGGTATCAAAGCTGAGGTTGGGCGCAATTTTCCTGTGGGCATAAGGTTGTGTGGCCTTGAGCTTCTCGACGACAGGGGAGGTAATACTTTTGAGGAGAGCCTTGAGAGTTTCAAGATCGCCGAGAAGGCAGGAGCTGATTTTGTGAGTGTAACTATAGGGTGGCATGAATCGTCCCAGTCGGTTATCACGAGGGACGTTCCCATGGGTCACTGGCTCTATGTGGCTGAAGCTGTGAAGAAGGAAGTAAATGTTCCAGTTATGATGGCCTTCCGGCAGTTTCTCCCCGAAATACCGGAAAAGGCGCTTGAGAGAGGCAGCATAGATTTCTGGGAAGCCTGTCGTCCTATGATTGCTGATCCCGAGCTTCCAAAGAAAGCGCGAGAGGGCAGGGAAGATGAGATTATCCCTTGTATCGCGTGTAATCTCTGTTTTTCGCGTCTCTATTACCATCAGCCTATAGGGTGCTCCGTGCGGCCCAATCTCGGTAAAGAGGCGGATCCCGCATGGGGGTACTACGGCTTTGCCCGGGTTAAGAAACCTAAAAAAGTGGTCATCGTGGGAGGAGGCCCATCGGGTCTTCAGTGCGCGTCAGTGGCGGCCGCAAGAGGGCACAAAGTTACACTTTTCGAGAAGGCGCACAAAGTGGGCGGCAGCGTTCTCCTTGCAGCAAAGGTGGATGATGGAGCCATGGAACTGCTTCGTCCGGTGAAGATGCTTGAAGGAGAGTGCAGGCGCAACGGAGTGGATATCCGCCTTGGTGTGGCATGTACTCCAGACATCATAGCAAAAGAAGGGCCGCAAGTGGTAGTGCTGGCAAACGGCGCCGGGATCAGGAAGGCGCCTTATCTTTCGTCGCAGGCCTTTCTTACTCCAGAGGACATTATGGCAAAAGGGATAAAGCCACCGCGCCGGACCGTCATTATCGGGGGTGGCGGCGTGGGTCTTGGGATAGCCGTATTTTTGCTCCGCACCGGAGAGTACGACCTCACGGTTATCGAAGAAGGCACGAGATTCGGCCGGGATGTGAACCCCTTTTATTTGTGGCAGTATGTGAGGTCTCTGAAAGAGAAGAAGGTCGTTCTCATGGCTGGAGTCCGCATTTTAGGGATTGAAGGGCATGGTATTCGTCTGTCCGGTTCTTCTGGTGAAAAAGTGATAGGGTTCGACGGAATCATATTGGCTAAGCAGGAGCCTGCGGAAATCTGGGAGACTGTTCCGGGGCGGGAAATATATTATATAGGTGATGCAAAAAGACCACGAAGAATAAATAATGCGATTCATGATGGATATCGCATGGGGATGAATATCTGA
- a CDS encoding DUF2939 domain-containing protein — MKKGKVILVSGVILLLMVLAFIYLKTTPYYSIYRFILAVSDHDAEAAMKYVDIDSVTESLAKSLFPRDETSTGLNKGIASAVSTNMLSIKEGVRLYLVSVIRGQGSIPLSSGSTVTLGNLDIHDVNVGIIWHLRVRREGNTASVEIKSKGVEAVKMRKTDDGYWKFTEVLIERYGKE; from the coding sequence ATGAAGAAAGGCAAGGTAATACTCGTATCGGGCGTTATTCTTCTCTTAATGGTCCTGGCCTTTATCTATCTTAAAACCACCCCGTACTACTCGATTTATCGATTTATCCTGGCAGTGAGCGATCATGATGCTGAGGCCGCCATGAAATATGTTGACATTGATTCTGTCACCGAAAGCCTCGCAAAGAGCCTTTTCCCAAGAGACGAGACCTCCACCGGGCTAAATAAGGGTATCGCGTCGGCTGTTTCGACGAACATGCTAAGCATTAAAGAAGGCGTACGCCTCTATCTCGTATCGGTCATACGCGGCCAGGGCAGCATCCCGCTAAGCAGCGGGTCAACGGTAACTCTCGGCAATCTTGACATACATGACGTCAATGTGGGCATAATCTGGCATCTCCGTGTCAGGCGGGAAGGCAATACAGCTTCTGTAGAGATTAAAAGCAAAGGCGTAGAGGCGGTAAAGATGAGAAAAACAGATGATGGTTACTGGAAATTCACCGAAGTCCTTATCGAAAGATACGGCAAGGAATAA
- a CDS encoding cadherin-like beta sandwich domain-containing protein, giving the protein MRPKKNILLSVLVSAAFILTIIYSSSFFINVAYSADQYRITGQFFDRGSMEEDVRPITFPQGKTPSIGVFKGGMPVNTHVTVTPDGKFEFYLSKEWVDAFVGNENDYYMYMPFLDLAIFSQYADYNTSNNGRPVSISEIRAGAPLPILGRFGGIIQGKFSLPTDVVFPDPGLHGYIALRELKSNDYDNESWYSLNNNQGYFQYSLTVPPGQYKIAFGYGRYGSANTFQYFNGKTTDESADIITVTAFEDVTGVNTVGTQLSSDATLASLTVSAGTLIPAFTPNTTNYTVTVPNNVSSINITAAATHGAASVAGTGTKDLVVGINAFSITVTAENGATHTYTIAVTREGEPPEITTSSLPSGTAGTQYNEKLEATGDPDRWSIVGGALPEGLILTANGIISGIPRKGETASFTIRAENQYGFDEKQLFIETTDEPPIIVGIPPIITTTFPNNRLPDAVEGELYPGVRLTATGTAPIYWSASGLPEEMWIDAQEGIITGIPRTPGMKIFSITATNIFGPSVDTKTYQLYVRPAVLNTDAQFLQESVSGILRNGLSQSNLSLNGKVLTLVIDGREFVLSSNANNRNISGEIALGNGYYLVFDIKGNGSNVKDFRVIKR; this is encoded by the coding sequence ATGAGACCCAAGAAAAATATACTTTTATCTGTACTCGTTTCAGCGGCATTTATATTGACCATAATATACTCTTCAAGTTTTTTCATCAATGTTGCATATAGTGCTGATCAATATAGAATTACAGGACAGTTTTTCGATAGAGGCAGCATGGAAGAGGACGTGCGACCGATCACTTTTCCCCAGGGAAAAACGCCGTCCATCGGGGTGTTTAAGGGCGGTATGCCCGTTAATACGCATGTTACGGTTACGCCAGACGGCAAGTTTGAGTTTTATCTGTCTAAAGAGTGGGTCGACGCTTTTGTGGGCAATGAAAACGACTATTATATGTATATGCCTTTTCTCGATCTCGCGATATTCTCGCAATATGCCGACTACAACACCTCCAACAACGGTCGTCCGGTAAGCATCTCAGAAATAAGGGCAGGCGCACCGCTACCAATATTGGGGCGGTTTGGTGGCATCATTCAAGGCAAATTTTCACTGCCAACAGATGTCGTCTTTCCGGATCCTGGCTTACACGGATATATTGCCCTAAGGGAACTCAAAAGTAATGATTATGATAATGAGAGTTGGTATAGCTTGAACAACAACCAAGGTTATTTCCAGTATAGTTTGACAGTTCCCCCCGGTCAATACAAAATTGCTTTTGGTTATGGAAGGTATGGTAGCGCGAATACGTTTCAGTATTTCAATGGGAAAACCACAGACGAAAGCGCTGACATCATCACGGTTACCGCTTTTGAAGACGTTACAGGCGTCAACACCGTAGGGACACAATTATCGAGCGATGCTACGCTTGCTTCGCTCACCGTCAGCGCTGGAACGCTTATCCCCGCCTTTACACCCAACACTACAAATTATACGGTCACTGTCCCTAATAATGTCAGCAGTATTAACATAACAGCTGCAGCCACTCATGGAGCGGCTTCAGTTGCCGGCACAGGGACAAAGGATCTTGTCGTTGGCATAAACGCTTTTTCTATTACAGTGACCGCCGAAAATGGCGCAACACATACCTATACAATAGCCGTGACCCGTGAAGGTGAGCCGCCTGAGATCACTACCAGCTCGTTACCGTCTGGCACGGCGGGAACCCAATACAATGAAAAGCTGGAAGCCACAGGCGACCCCGATCGTTGGAGCATCGTAGGGGGAGCATTGCCGGAAGGTTTGATATTAACCGCTAACGGTATTATATCAGGCATCCCAAGGAAAGGGGAGACCGCTTCTTTCACTATACGAGCGGAAAACCAATACGGCTTTGATGAAAAACAGTTGTTTATCGAAACAACTGACGAACCACCCATCATTGTAGGCATACCACCCATCATTACAACGACATTTCCAAATAACCGGTTGCCAGACGCCGTGGAAGGAGAACTGTATCCTGGTGTGAGACTTACAGCAACTGGAACCGCACCCATTTATTGGTCGGCGAGCGGTCTGCCTGAAGAAATGTGGATAGATGCACAAGAAGGAATAATTACGGGGATTCCAAGAACACCAGGCATGAAAATCTTTTCTATCACAGCGACTAATATATTTGGTCCGTCAGTAGACACCAAGACATATCAATTATATGTAAGGCCTGCAGTTTTAAATACCGATGCACAGTTTTTACAGGAGAGCGTCTCAGGAATATTGAGAAACGGCTTGAGCCAAAGCAACCTGTCCCTCAATGGTAAGGTTTTAACATTGGTTATCGATGGCAGAGAGTTTGTTCTAAGCTCCAATGCTAACAACCGCAATATAAGCGGTGAAATCGCTCTCGGTAACGGTTATTACCTGGTATTCGACATCAAGGGCAACGGCTCAAACGTTAAGGATTTCAGGGTTATTAAGAGATAG
- a CDS encoding 4Fe-4S binding protein yields MIPVIGLEECTGCGNCVEACPPEALSLKGDKVHLAADLCEECGFCAPECPIGTISIPFPRSTDK; encoded by the coding sequence ATGATACCTGTTATCGGTTTGGAAGAATGCACAGGGTGTGGGAACTGCGTGGAGGCATGTCCGCCTGAGGCGTTGTCTCTAAAAGGCGATAAGGTGCATCTTGCAGCGGACCTTTGCGAGGAATGCGGTTTTTGTGCCCCCGAGTGTCCAATCGGGACTATATCAATCCCCTTTCCGCGTTCTACCGACAAGTAA
- the modB gene encoding molybdate ABC transporter permease subunit, translating into MLPAFTPTDYSAILLSLKVSVVATLLSLPFGFAVAYLMTYRSFRGKIVLDVMVNLPLTLPPVVIGYLLLLLLGQQGWVGKFILKPLGISIIFTWKAAVIATAVVGFPLMVRSIRTGMETIDRRLIQASRTLGAGWFDNIVTVIIPLAMRGIIAGSVLMFARGLGEFGATIIVAGNIPGVTQTIPLAIYEYVSSPRGDVLAMVLCTVSITISITVLVLHEWLSRRMIKKAD; encoded by the coding sequence ATGCTGCCCGCTTTTACACCCACAGACTACTCGGCAATATTGCTGTCACTGAAAGTTTCAGTGGTGGCGACTTTATTGTCCCTTCCATTTGGGTTTGCAGTGGCCTACCTTATGACCTACCGCTCATTCCGGGGGAAAATCGTCCTTGATGTAATGGTCAATCTCCCATTGACCTTGCCTCCAGTAGTGATAGGATACCTGCTGCTGCTTCTCCTGGGACAGCAGGGGTGGGTAGGAAAATTTATACTTAAGCCCTTGGGCATCAGTATAATTTTCACCTGGAAAGCAGCTGTTATTGCAACGGCAGTGGTCGGTTTTCCGCTTATGGTCAGGTCTATCAGAACCGGCATGGAGACAATCGACCGGCGGCTTATTCAAGCATCGAGAACTCTCGGGGCAGGATGGTTCGACAACATTGTGACGGTGATCATACCGCTCGCAATGCGGGGAATTATTGCTGGTTCCGTCCTTATGTTCGCAAGGGGACTCGGCGAATTCGGCGCTACAATCATTGTGGCAGGCAATATTCCTGGGGTCACCCAGACTATCCCCCTTGCCATTTACGAATATGTCAGCTCTCCAAGGGGGGATGTTCTGGCAATGGTCCTTTGCACCGTCTCCATCACCATCTCCATAACCGTGCTGGTACTTCACGAATGGCTTAGCAGACGTATGATAAAGAAGGCCGATTGA